The following is a genomic window from Amycolatopsis acidiphila.
TCGACCGCAAGATGGATTTTCGTGCTCAGTCCGCCCCGGGACCGGCCGAGTCCTTCCCCGTCGACCGCGAGCGCCTCGATGGCGGGCGTGCAGCCCCCTTTTTCCGAGCCCCAGCAGCATGCTGATGTGCTCGCACCACACTGGAGTCGACCGAGATCACCCACTCGACCTCGCCGATCGAGTCGTCCTTGACGATCACCTCGTCCAGGATCTTCTGCCAGGTCCCATCCGCAGTCCACAACCGCAACCGTTCATGCGCGGTCTTCCAAGGACCGTAACGTTCGGGCAGGTCACGCCACGGCGCCCCGGTGCGCAGCTTCCACAGAATCGCGTTGATCACCTGCCGGTGATCCCGCCACCGCCGCCCCCGACCCGACACCGGCAGCAACGGCTCAATTCGCGCCCACGCCCGATCCGTCAACTCACCCCGACCCACCATGGCCCAAGATCAAACCAGACCCACAGCTAGATCAATTACAGGACACTCCCTAGTACTCCAGCCGCACTTCGTGATCTTGCTCTGATAGGTTCTCGATCTTGTGTGGGTGGATGAGGACGTCTCGACGTGGGCGGCGGGCCTTGAGGAGTTGTTCGGGCGGGTCGCGGGCCGGTTCTTCCGGGCCGAGCCTCGCCGACGTGCCCGCGCCTACGTGCGAGGCTTGTTAGCGCCGTTGGCGGACAAGAACGGCTGGACCCTGGCCGAGATCGCCGGAGACACTACCCCGGATGGCATGCAGCGGCTGCTGAACGCCGCCGCCTGGGATGCCGACGGTGTCCGCGACGAGGTGCGGGCCTTTGCCGTGGAACACCTCGGCGACCCGGGCGGTGTCCTGGTCGTGGACGAGACCGGGTTCCTCAAGAAAGGCACCAAATCCGCCGGGGTGCAGCGCCAGTACTCCGGGACCGCGGGCCGGATCGAGAACTGCCAACTCGGCGTGTTCCTCGCCTACACCACAACGAGAGGGCGCACTCTCGTCGATCGCGAGCTATATCTGCCGAAATCCTGGATCGCCGACCGCGAGCGTTGTCGAGACGCGGCGGTGCCAGACGAGGTCGAGTTCGCGACGAAGACCACCCTGGCCAAGGCGATGCTCGCCCGCGCGTTCGCGGCCGGTGTCCCCGCACGATGGGTGAGCGCTGACGAAGCCTACGGCCAAGACAACAAGTTCCGATCCTGGCTGGAACAGCACAACATCGGCTACGTCGTGGCCGTCCCCCGCAGCCAGCCCTTACCCGCCGGCGGGTTCGCCACCGCACGAGCGGATCACCTCCTTGCGCAGGCGCCACCCGAGATCTGGAAGCGCCGCGCAGCGGGTGACGGAGCCAAAGGACCACGCCTCTATGACTGGGCCACCGCCACGATCCCCACGATCGGCGAGCACACCCCCGACGGGTGGACTCGACGCCTGCTCGTCCGCCGCCAGATCACTCCCACCAGAGCGGAACCCGAACTCGCCTACTACCTGTGCTGCGCCCCCGCGACCACACCGGACGAGGAGTTGGTCCGGGTCGCGGGTGCCCGATGGGCCATCGAGGAATGCTTCCAGACCGCCAAGAACGAAGTCGGCCTTGACCACTACCAAGTCCGACGTTACGACGCCTGGTACCGCCACATCACCCTGGCGATGCTCGCGCACACCTATCTCGCGGTCACGGCAGCGGTGTCCCCAAAAGTCCTGGCCGCGGCCTCATCCCGCTCACCCTCGGCGAAGTCCGCCGTCTGCTGGCACATCTGATCCACGCCGCACCGCGATGGTGCCGCATCCAGGCCTGGTCATACTGGCGGCGACGCCACCAGCATCGCGCGAAAACCAGCCACTACCAGCGAAGACAGCACCAACATAACGAAGTGCGGCTGGAGTACTAGGCAGTCGGCACCGCTGCCCTCCGACACCACGGTGCCGTGGCGGGACAACGTCATCCGCACCGTCCGCAGGTCCACGCGGTCGGGCGGCACCCGGGTGCCGCCCAGCACGAACAGGCCGGACGGCGCATTGTCCGCGACCGTGTCGACGATGGAGATGTCCCAGTCAGTGATCCGGCTGTCCACGATCTCCAACGCGGCCGCCGTGAAGCCGGTGGCGCGCACCAAATCCGTCGCGGTGCAGTCCGGATCTGGCAGGTCGTCGGTCAGCACGAGCGCGACCTCGGCCTCAACTTTCGGCTACAGCAGCCGGCCGGCGGGCACGGTCCCGCCCTCGGCCACGGCCATGTCGGCGAACAGCGCACCAAAATCGGGCTGTGCGACACCCAGCTGGCGCTGGACGGCCGGCGAGGTCAGGCCGATCTTGCGGCCCGCCAACCGCCGTCCTGCGGCCAGCGCGCGCTCGGTGTTCAGCCGTTGCACCGCGTAGGCGGCCCTGATGTCGCCGAAAGTGAACAGATCGCGGATCGGTAGGCACGGCTTGCCCGTGTCGACGGCGTTCTGCAGCAGATCCGCGGCGTCGCGGACGGCGGTGCTCACGGTAGTGACCGGATCAGGCGGGCGGGCATCCGTTACCTCCGAATTCAGGCGGCGGAAGGGGGACCGAACGGATCCAGGCAGAAGCCGGACCAGGCGTCGGAGTACTCCGAGTCCGCCGCGGGGCTGAGCAGGTGGCGGTAGCGACCGGCGTGGAACACCAGCGGCTCGCCCACGCCGTCGGCGAGGTGGCGCACCTGACCGAGGAACAACGTGTGGTCGCCGGCGGGGTGGGCGTCGACGATCTCCGCACCCACCTGCGCCAGCGCCCCGGCCACGAGGGGGACCCCGGACTGGTCGTCAAACCGTGGTCGCAGGTTCGGGTCCGGCCGGCCGCTGAAGTGCTTGCTGACGGGTTCTTGGTCCGCGGCGAGCACGCTGACCCCGTAGACGCCGCTGGCCAGGAGGAAGTCGTGCATCTTGGCGCGTTTGGCGATGGACACCACGACGAGGGCGGGAGCGAGTGACACCGACATGAAGCCGTTCGCGGTCATGCAGTGCGGTCCCGCCGGGGTCGGCGTGCTGACGATCGTGATGCCGGTGGCGAACCGACCCATGGCGTCACGGAACCGCCGAGGGTCGACGCTCGCCACCGACGCGGCGGTGTCCATTGATCCTCCTAGGATTCTAGAGCTAATTGTGGTATCAGAAGCCAGTGATCATGGCGCTCAACTCGCGACCGGGCGAGAGGCCGCCAGTAACAAGTCCAGCAGTACCCCCTCCACGTTCGCGGTCACGACGGCGTCCACGAGACCGGTGAACGCGTCGAGCCAGGCGCCCGGGTCGACGACGACGACCCGGCGGGCGGCCTTGACCGCCTGGAGCGTGCCGAGGTCGTGCCTCCCGAGCCCGAGGTAAACCGCGGGAGCGATGCTGCGTGCCAGCGGCCCGATCTCGAGCTGTGGCGGCGCCTCCCCGGCGGCCACCGCGGCCGATGTCGCGACGAGCGCGATCCCCGGGGTCGTTGCGACGCGCTCGGCGACCCGGCGAGCACCAGTGCCGAGGCCCGGACCGAGCCCGATGACCAGCCGGGCCGCGGCGAGCCTCGGGGCATCCGGAATCTCGACCCGGCGCTCGACCGCGTTGCACAGGTCGTCGCCCGCCCCGCTACGGCCGGCGAACTCGACGTCGGGTTCTCGCTGGTCGCGAACGGCTCGCACCGCGAACGAACCAGGCCGTAGCGTGCCCATCGACGGCGTGGAGTGCGCGATCACCGGCGCGACCACATCCGCCGACAGTGCTGGTTTGAGCCACAGCAAATCCGGCTCATCGGTGTCCGCGTCACGCACTTCCAGCGCGGTGAAGTCGCCCGTAAGGCCGAGGCCGAGGCGGGCCGCGACACGCGGGGCGTAGTCGCGGCCGCGGGCGGTAAACGGGGCGATCACCGCGAACGGCGAATGCGCGGCGATCGCCGTGCTCAGCGCATCGGTGACCAGATCCGTACGGTACTCCGCCGGCTCGGTGCCACGCAGCACCAGCACCCGGTCCGCCCCGTGCGCGTAGAGCACGCGCGGGAACTCCTGCGGCCGGTCGCACGGCAGCACCGCGACGACACTGGCCCGCAGCTCACCTGCGACCGAGCGGGCACAGGCGAGTGCTTCCAGACTCGCCGGGTGCAGGCCGCCGGCGGGCAATGGCTCGGCGACCGCCCAGATCTGGCGCGACGGCGCGGGGACGACGACCTCGGCCTCGGGCGCGGCCGGCGCGAAAGCGACCTCCAACAGTTCCGCGGCATCGAACCCGACACTGACGTACTCCGTCGATCGCTTCCGCGCTTCGTGCCGGATCTCGGCGACGAAGGTCGGCGAACCCCGGGTGCCGAAGTCGCGCGGTCCTCCCCCGAGGTCCTCGGCGGTGAGGGTCTCGACTGCCGAGGGATCGGCCTCGGTCACCCACGGCGGTTCGGTGCCCCGCCCGATCGAGATCACCGCGGGCATCGCGACGGTCCAGACTTCGCGGCCGACGTCGGTTTCGACGTCGGCCGCGAGGACACCGTCGCCGATCCGCAGGTTCGTGGCCTGGGTCAGCTGCGGCAGCGCGGCCAGCTCCGCGATCTGCGGGCCGACCTGTGCGGTACCACCGTCGAGCGTCGCTCGCCCAGTGAGCACCAGGTCCGGGCGCTCCCGTTCGACGAGCCGGGCGAGCGCGCGGGCCGTCGCCAGGGTGTCGGCACCGGCGAAGCGGCGGTCGACGAGGTGCACGGCACGGTCGGCGCCCCGGCGCAGCGCGTCGAGCAGTGTCTCCGCGGCCGCAGGCGGCCCCATCGTCACAGCCACCACCTCCCACCCGGTCTGCGCCCGCAGGGCCATCCCCTGCGCCAGCGCGTGCAGGTCCAGCGGGTTGGTGACGGCCTGGTCGTCGTCCCGGCGGATCCGTTTCGTACGTTCGTCGAAGACCCCCCGGCCCGGCACCGGGACCTGCTTGAGGCAGACGAGGATGCGGCCCGGCGTGCTCACCCCTGCGCTCCCGCATACGCGTCGTCCTCGACGTCGTACTCGTCGCCCGGCGCGAGCATCCGGAACTCCTTCTTGCGTGCCCCGCACACCGGGCAGACCCAGTCGTCGGGGATGTCGCCGAACGGCGTGCCGGGCTCGATCCCGCCTTCGGGGTCGCCGAGGCGGGGGTCGTACACGTCCTGGCAGACATCGCAGATCCATAGCGCGGTGGCCGGGTCGGCCTGGGTTTCTTCGGTAGCCACCAGCGTCTTCATCGACGCCTCCTTTCGAGGGTGGAAGGGAGACGGCCCCGCAACGAGGGGTTTCCGAGGCCGTCTCCCCGCTTTGTGCAGTGTCGGATCAGGGCTCGAGCCCCGCCATGCGCGTCATCCCGCGCACACCCAACCCGCCGTCGCTGTGGATGATCGTGCCGGTGACCGCGGGTGCGCGTTCTTTGGCGGCGAGGAACGCGTAGGCCCAGGAGTGGTCATCCGGCTGGGCGACGACGCCCAGGGGGTTGATTCCCTTGATCAGGCCTTCGATGTCCGGGACGTCCTTCAGCGACTGACCTTCGTTGGCGAGCGCGGGAATCCCCCGCAGGTCGGTGATCGTGCCACCGGGCGCCACTCCGTTGACCCGCACGTGTGGAGAAAGTTCGTACGCCAACTCGGTAACCAGACCGCGGACGGCGAACTTCGACGACACGTAGAGCGGACCGCCGCCCCCGGCGTAGAACCCGGCGTTGGAAATGGTGAGGATGACCTGGCCCCGGTTCTCGATCAGCTGGTCCAGCGCCGCCTTCACACTCAGCAGGTTGCTCTTCACGTTGACGGCGAAGAGCTGGTCGAACGCCTCGCTGATCTTGTCCTTCGGCAGCTGCGGGATCTCGGTGAAGTAGTCGAACACCCCGACCGCGCACACGAGCGTGGTCAACGACCCGAACGCGTCCGTCACGTCCGCGACGGCACGTTCGTTGTCCCGCATGGAAGTCGCGTCGCCCTGCGTCACGACCACGACGTCGCGGGGCAGTTTCTCCTGCAGGTCCCGTGCCTTCTCGGGCGAGATCTCGAGGATCCCGACCTTGGCGCCCTCGCGCACGTAGAGATCGACCACCGCCCGGCCGATACCCGATCCACCACCGGTGACCAGGGCGACCTTCCCGTCCAGGAAACCCAAGGGAATCAGTCCTTTCCGAACAGAGCCGACAGCGGGCGCGCGTTGAGCTCCGTGCCGGGGCCGTACGGGGTGTCGAGCAGCTTCGAATAAATCTCCGGCGTCTGCCAGGTGAGGCTTTCCAGCTGCAGCGGGTCGAGCAGGGTCTGGAACCCGAGCCGGGGCGAGCTGACGAGCAGGCGTTCGCGCTGGCCGGTGCTGGTGTAGCTGACCTGGATCACCGTGAACTCGTTGGCGATCTGGATGATCGGGTCCTGGCCCTCGTTGTGAATGATGGTCATCGAACTGCCTCCGTCACATGATCAGGGCGAGGTTGTGGGTCATGACGGTGGTCTGGTCGAGCACGACCACCCGCTTGGCGAGCCGGTAGCCACTTGCCACCCGGCGGAGCACGTCGTGGCGCTCGCCGGAGAGGATGTCGAACGTCGCGACGTCACCGCGGGTGCGGTAGAGCAGCAGGTTCGACTTGACCGTCAGTTCATCCGCCGAACCGCCGGCGGCGACCCGGATGTTGGTGACGAAGTGCCGCGACCGCGACGGCGGGTCCTCCGCCCACGCGTACTCGGTCTCCAAGCGCAGGACCCGCATTTCCATCGAGTCCCAGTCGTCGTCCATGAGGGTCATTCCCTCGACGATGTCCGTCTCGGCCTCGCGTTCGCGCGTGACGCGCAGCGGCACGACGTAGGACAGGTCCTCGGCCACCAGGTCCAGCCACTCCCGGTACTTGCCGCCGTCGAGCAATTCGGCTTCGGTGAAGAGCCATTCGGTGACTTCACGCACCGTCGTGTCGGTGATCTCCGTTGCAGTGGTCATCGGTCCTAGGCCTCCGCCCGTGCCAGCGCTTCGGCCGCGGTACCGTCGGACACCTTGCCGTTTCCGGTGTGCGGCACCGGATCCGTGACCATCAGCTGCATCCAGTACTCCATGAAGTTGCGCTGGTTGGCCTCGGCGTAGTCCATCGGGAACGCCTTGCCGGGACCGGGCCAGTCGGGGTCGGGCTCGTAGAGGCCGCGGCCCATCTGGTAGTTGAGCTCCATGGTCTTGGCGTACTGGGCGCCCAGCACGCGGGTGATGCTGCGCCAGTTTTCGGCGTCGTCCTGCTCGAAGGCCCCGGAAATACCGAACGTGCGCACGTACGCCTGGTAGCTCTCCTCCTTGTACCAGTCCGGCGCCTCCTTCTCGACCAGGAAGAAGGACATGATCTCCATCTTGTCCGGGCCGAGCGGGTGCCACAGCCGCAGCGTGAGGAACGACGTCGGCGGCGAGACGTGGTCCTTCGACATCAGGAAGTTGCCGATCGACAGGTTCGGGAACACGGTGCCGTGGATGAACGCGACCGGCCGGAACACCTCGACCTGCTCCGGCGAAAGCCGGCGCTGCAACTGCTCGACGATGTTCTCCGGCATGCCCAGGAATTCGGGCAGCGGGATACCCGGCGGTGGACCGATGATGCCGAGGCCGTGGCCGTTCTCGGTGTGCACGTGCTCGCCATAGAGCGCGAACTTCGGGTCCGGCGGGGCGAGCCCGAGTTCCACCATGGACCGGTGCGTCATCATCGTGTGGTAGGCGTCGCCGATGAAGTTGTCGGCACCGAGCTTCCAGTTCGCGTCCACGACCCATCGCTGCGGGGCGCCGATGACCTCCAGCCCGGCGTCACTGCGGTCCAGCACGATGTCGAGGTAGAACTTCATGTCCCCGAGGTAGTCCTCGAGCGACTGGGCCTCCGGATCGAGGCAGCCGAAGATCAAACCCTTGTAGGTGTCGAGTTTAGGGACCGGCTTGAGTTGCCACAGGGACTTATCCAGCTTGTTGCCATACGCCTCGCGCCCGGCCGGTACGCCGACGAGACTGCCTTTGTTGTTGTAGGTCCAGCCGTGGTACGGGCAGCGAAAGTGGGAGGCGTTTCCCATTTCCGCGCGACATACCTGCATGCCGCGATGGCGGCAACTGTTCAGGTGTCCGCGGATTTCGCCGTCTTCGTCCCGGCAGACGATGAACTGATCTTCGGAGATGTAGCGGACGACGTAGTCGCCGCGCTCCGGGATTTCGCTGTCGTGCGCGAGGAACACCCACGAACGGCCGAACACGCGCTCACGCTCGGCGTCGTGCATCTCCGGGTCGTTGATAATCCCGGCCGGAACGGTCCAGTCGGCCTCTACGTCACGCAAACCCTTCTCGAGGATCTGCCGGAGTTCGTCCCTCAACATGTGACCACCTTGGCGTCAGACATCTTTGTCTCCTCTGAAAAGCGCGGGCCCGCAATGGGTCAGGACCGCGGCAACAGCTTGACTGACTTTCTAAGATACTAGTATCTTCAGTCCCGTTGTCAAACCCTACTTGTCCGCCGCGGAGGCGAACCGAAGGAGAGCGCACCATGGGAACACCCGTCCTGTCGCCGGAGTGGATGAAGTCCTACGCCGAGCTCTGGAACACTACGGATGCGACGCGTGAGGGCCTCAAGAAGCTGAGCATGGTCGTCGAATACCGGCTCGCGGAGAACGAGAGCCGCGCAGGCCAGATCCAGGTCAACGCCGGCGAAGTCGTGCGTGCCGGAGCGCCGGCCGAAGGCGTGAAGCCGGACTTCGTGCTGACGGCGAAGGTGGAGACCTGGCAGCGCCTCGGCCAAGGCGATCTGCCCGCCGCCACGGCGATGGTCACCCGGAAGGTCAAGTTCCGCGGTTCCATGTCGGTGGCACTGGCCAACCTGCCCGGCCTCGAAGCCGCCATGAAGATGTTCGGCCAGATCGACGACACCGACTGGTCGGTGGACTGAACGAAGTCGCGGGCCACGGCCCGCGCCTGTCTGAAGCCGGAGCGGGCCCCGCTCCGGCTTCAGCGCGCTGCCACGATACGGCACGAGACCGCTGCGCCACCCGGTCGAACGACGGACCGCTTCACGGTTCCATGTCGGCAGCAGCCCCGGCTTCGCACTGACACGCTAGAATCTCTGCGTGAGCACCAGTACACCAGCACTGACCTTCCCCACACCGAAGGGCTGGATAGCCCCATGCCCGTGATCGCATCAGTCACCAAAACAGACCAGATCTACAAAGCGCTCCTCACCCAACTGCTCGAGGGACGCCATCAGTTCGGCGAGATCCTCAGCACGTACGAACTGGCCACGGAGTTCGGCGTGAGCCGAAGGCCGGTGATGGACGCGGTGATGCGGCTGGCCGCCGCCGGATTCATCTCGATCATTCCACAGGTCGGATGCCAGGTGACCATCCCGGACGAACGCAAGGTGCGCGACCACTTCGCGGTGGCGGGCATTCTCGAAGGGGCAGGCGCCCGACTCGCGGCACTCACCGCCACCGATAGCCAACTGGCCGAGATCCGCGAGATGCTCGTGCGCGGCAACGGCCCAGCCAAGCAGAACGACGCACTTGCCTTCGCCGGGGCCAACCGGGACTTCCACTCCGCCATCCTGGCGGCCGGCGGCAACCGACGCCTGGCCGAACTGGCCATGGACACCTGGGACCTCAACGACTTTTATCTCCAGAAGAACCGGTTGAGCACCGACCTGGCGAAGGCGCAGGCCGAGCACACGGAAATCGCAAAGGCGATCGAGCACCGGGACGCGGATCGGGCGGGCAAGCTCATGGAGCAGCACGTTTCGCGGTTCTGGAAGTTCGTGGAAGTGTAGTCTGCCCCACTCGATCGGGTGTCATGCCGAACGGCCATGACACCCGATTTCCGTTTTCGTCACGCTGTGAAGATCCTCGCAACAACAGCGCCTTGCGTGTGAGATTCTAGCATGTCAATATGGGAGGACGTCGCGACAGAAAGGAATGCTGTGGAGCAGCACGTAAGCATCTGGGGCGATTTGGCGGGCGTCGAGCTGTGCCAGCGGACCGTGGACGCGGCCGGCATCGCCACCCGGGTGGTAGAAGCGGGCACTGGTCCGGCACTGGTCATGGTGCACGGCACGGGCGGGCACCTGGAGGCGTATTCCCGCAACGTTCGTGACCTGGCGAAGGAATTCCGGATCGTCCTCTACGACATGGCGGGGCACGGCCATTCGGCCAAGCCCGATCGGCCTTACACGATTGATTACCTCAGCGACCATCTGATCGCGCTGCTGGACGCACTGGGCATCCAGAAGGCCCATCTCTCCGGTGAGTCGCTAGGCGGCTGGGTGGCGGCGTGGGCTTCGGCGCACCACCCCGGCCGGGTGGACCGGCTGGTGCTCAACACGCCGGGCAACATCACGAACAAGCCGGAGGTGATGGCCGGGCTGAAGGAATCGAGCATGAAGGCGGTCCGCCAGGCCAGCCGGCAGAGCGTGCGCACCAGGGTCGAGTGGCTCTTCCACGACAAGAGCCTGGTCACCGACGAACTCGTGGAGCTGCGGCTGCGGATCTACACGCAGCCGGGGTTCGAGGACGCGATGCGCAACATCCTCGCGGTACAGGACTGGGAACACCGCCGCCCGTACGTCTGGTCCTCGCAGTGGTGCAGCCGGATTGTCGCGCCGACCCTGCTGCTGTGGACCGACCACGATCCGACAGCGTCGGTCGAAGAAGCCGCGCTACTGGAAGAGCTCATCCCCGACAGCCGACTCGAAGTCATCGAGGGCGCGGGCCACTGGCCGCAATGGGAGAAGCCGGACCAGTTCAACGAGACCCACGTTAGGTTCCTGAAAGGAAAGTGATGACCGCACGAAACGGCGCCGCGTACCTCGATCGGCTGCGCGCACACAGTCCCGAGCTGTGGGTCGGGGCCGAGAAGATCACCGACGTGGCCGGGCACAAGGCGACGTCCGGCGCCGCGGCCGAGATCGCCCGCCTCTACGACCTGCAGTTCAAGAACGACAGCATGCTCTTCGCGCCGGCTGACGGTGCCGGCAACGCAGGTGTGCAGTTCCTGATGCCTCGCACCGCGGAGGACCTCGAACTGCGTCGCGTCATGCACAAGCAGTGGGCGGATTCCAGCCTCGGCATGATGGGCCGCAGCACGGACTTCGTCAGCGCGATGCTGGTGGCTTGGAACGCCAACGCCGAATTCTTCGGCGAGGGCGCCGACCGGGTGCGCGCCTATTACAAGTACGTGCGGGACAACGACCTGTTCCTGTCCCACGCGCTGGCCGACCCGCCCGTCGACCGCTCGAAGCCGCCGTCGCAACAGCCCGACCCCTACACCTACCTCGGGGTGAAACGCGAGACCCCGGACGGCATCATCGTGAGCGGTGCGAAGATGCTCGCCACGGCCGCGCCGTACTCGGACGAGATCCTGGTCTGGCCGTTCTCGCTTCGGAAGTACGCCTCCGAGGAGAAGCCCTACGCCATCGCGTTCGCCATCCCGGCCGACGCCCCGGGTGTCCGGCTGATCTGCCGCGAACCGTTCGGCGGCGGGAACGGCTTCGACCACCCGCTCTCCAGCCGGTTCGACGAGATGGACGCCGTGGTCGTGTTCGACGACGTGCTCGTGCCCTGGGAGCGGGTCTTCATCAACCAGGACTACGAGCGGGTCAACAGGATCTGGGCGATTAACTCCAACGCCTTCACCGGCGTCCAGACCTCGGTCCGGCTGCTGGCGAAGCTCCAGTTCGTCGCCGGCATCGCCAAGCGGGCGACCGAGATCGTCAAGACCGACCAGTTTCCCCAGGTTCGGGACGCGCTCGGCGAGATCACCACGTACATCGAGCTGACCAGGGCGGCCGTCCTCGCGGCCGAAGCCGGCGCCCAGCGCAACGACGAGGGCGTCCTGTTCCCCGACGTTCGGCCCCTGTACGCGATCCGTAATTCCGGGAACCGCTGGTATCCCCGGGTTCGGGAGGTCCTGCAGCAGATCCTCGCCGGCGGCCTGCTCTACCAGCCGGCCGACGTGAGTGCGTTCGGCTCGCCGATCGCCGAGGACATCGCCCGGTTCTACCGCGGCCCCGAGACGAACAGCCTGGACCGCATCGCGATCTACAAGGTGGCCGCCGATCTCGCGGTCTCCGCCTTCGGTGGCCGGCACGAGCTCTACGAGCGGTTCTACGCCGGCGACCCGCTGTTCCTCCGCATCAACACCCAGTTCAACCAGTACGACTGGTCCGAACCGCTCGGCCTGATCGACGGGCTGCTGGCCACCTCGATCGGGCAAGCCGGCGTCCTGCCCGGCGGCACCGGCGAGGATGCGGCGGCATGACGGTGCACGGCCGCCGGGCGCTGGTCACCGCCGGGTCGAGCGGGCTCGGCACGGCGATCGCGACGTCGCTGCGAGCGGACGGCGCCGAAGTCTTCATCACGGGAACCGGGCCGCACACCGGCGAGGTCGCCCGCGAGATCGGGGCGGCGGGCTGGGCGATCGCGGACTTCACCCGGGCCGGCGCCGCGGCCGCGGCGGCCGACGTCGCGCGCGAGACGCTCGGCGGCATCGACATCCTGGTGTCCAACACCGGCGGCACGCGCGCGGCGAAGGCCACCGAACTCTGCGCTGAGGACTGGGATTCGGCCTACCGGCTCCTGCTGGACAGCGCGATCTCCCTGACCAACGCGGTGCTGCCGGCGATGTCGGCGGCCGGGTGGGGACGGCTGATCTACGTCACGTCGGTCGGCGTGGTCAAGCCGTTGCCGTTGCTGCACCTGTCCAACGTGATGCGGGCGGGAGTGGCCGCGCTGGCGCGGTCACTCGCCGCCGAGGTGGCTCCGCACGGCGTCACGACGCACGTCATCGCACCCGCCCACATCGACACGCCGCGGCGGCGCGCGCTCGCCACGGCGCGCGCCGCCGCGGCCGGCGTGCCCGTGGCCGAGCTGGAACAACGGCAGCTTGCTACCGAACTACCCGTCGGCCGGTGGGGGCGTCCCGAGGAGATCGGCGAGCTGGTGGCCTACCTCTGCTCGGAGTTCGCCGGATTCCAGACTGGGCAGACACACGTCGTCGACGGCGGGATGACCTCGACCTAGATGGAGAACCATGACGAATTTCGAGCAGTGGATGCACAAGCTCCACCAGATGAAGGACTACGACCCAGAGCGGTCGATGCCGGAGCACCTGGTCACCCCTTCGGCGAGTGCGCGGTGGCTTGAGGAGGACGTGACCGGAAACCCCAGCCGGGTCGGCGTGCTGCCCGACGTGCCGGCGAAGTCGATGGAGTTCTACCTCCAGGAGATCCCGGCCGGTACGGCGACCGACCTCCAGCGGCATCTGCACGAGTCCGTGCATTGCGTGCTCGAGGGCAGCGGCTACTCCGAGATCGGGCCGGAAACACTCACGTGGTCGGCCGGGGACTTCGTCTACACCCCGCCGTGGGTCTGGCACCGGCACTACAACGACGGCGCCGAACGCGTCCGCATGATCCTCGTCGAGAACTCGCGACAGCTCGACGCCCTCGGCGTCAACCGGCGGGAAAGCGCCGGGAACATCCCCTACGACAAGATGGACAGGAGTTGACCCACCGATGGGTATTTCACAGGTAGCCCACGCCGAACTCGCCGTGGCCGATCTCGGCGAGGCGATCGGCTTCCACACCGACGTCCTCGGCATGCAGGAACTCGGCCGGTCCGACGGCGCGGTGCGGCTGTCCGTCGGCATCGACGGCGGCTGCGACCTGGTGCTGACCGCCGGCG
Proteins encoded in this region:
- a CDS encoding 4-hydroxyphenylacetate 3-hydroxylase family protein yields the protein MTARNGAAYLDRLRAHSPELWVGAEKITDVAGHKATSGAAAEIARLYDLQFKNDSMLFAPADGAGNAGVQFLMPRTAEDLELRRVMHKQWADSSLGMMGRSTDFVSAMLVAWNANAEFFGEGADRVRAYYKYVRDNDLFLSHALADPPVDRSKPPSQQPDPYTYLGVKRETPDGIIVSGAKMLATAAPYSDEILVWPFSLRKYASEEKPYAIAFAIPADAPGVRLICREPFGGGNGFDHPLSSRFDEMDAVVVFDDVLVPWERVFINQDYERVNRIWAINSNAFTGVQTSVRLLAKLQFVAGIAKRATEIVKTDQFPQVRDALGEITTYIELTRAAVLAAEAGAQRNDEGVLFPDVRPLYAIRNSGNRWYPRVREVLQQILAGGLLYQPADVSAFGSPIAEDIARFYRGPETNSLDRIAIYKVAADLAVSAFGGRHELYERFYAGDPLFLRINTQFNQYDWSEPLGLIDGLLATSIGQAGVLPGGTGEDAAA
- a CDS encoding cupin domain-containing protein, with the translated sequence MTNFEQWMHKLHQMKDYDPERSMPEHLVTPSASARWLEEDVTGNPSRVGVLPDVPAKSMEFYLQEIPAGTATDLQRHLHESVHCVLEGSGYSEIGPETLTWSAGDFVYTPPWVWHRHYNDGAERVRMILVENSRQLDALGVNRRESAGNIPYDKMDRS
- a CDS encoding GntR family transcriptional regulator; the protein is MPVIASVTKTDQIYKALLTQLLEGRHQFGEILSTYELATEFGVSRRPVMDAVMRLAAAGFISIIPQVGCQVTIPDERKVRDHFAVAGILEGAGARLAALTATDSQLAEIREMLVRGNGPAKQNDALAFAGANRDFHSAILAAGGNRRLAELAMDTWDLNDFYLQKNRLSTDLAKAQAEHTEIAKAIEHRDADRAGKLMEQHVSRFWKFVEV
- a CDS encoding SDR family oxidoreductase, yielding MTVHGRRALVTAGSSGLGTAIATSLRADGAEVFITGTGPHTGEVAREIGAAGWAIADFTRAGAAAAAADVARETLGGIDILVSNTGGTRAAKATELCAEDWDSAYRLLLDSAISLTNAVLPAMSAAGWGRLIYVTSVGVVKPLPLLHLSNVMRAGVAALARSLAAEVAPHGVTTHVIAPAHIDTPRRRALATARAAAAGVPVAELEQRQLATELPVGRWGRPEEIGELVAYLCSEFAGFQTGQTHVVDGGMTST
- a CDS encoding alpha/beta fold hydrolase, producing the protein MEQHVSIWGDLAGVELCQRTVDAAGIATRVVEAGTGPALVMVHGTGGHLEAYSRNVRDLAKEFRIVLYDMAGHGHSAKPDRPYTIDYLSDHLIALLDALGIQKAHLSGESLGGWVAAWASAHHPGRVDRLVLNTPGNITNKPEVMAGLKESSMKAVRQASRQSVRTRVEWLFHDKSLVTDELVELRLRIYTQPGFEDAMRNILAVQDWEHRRPYVWSSQWCSRIVAPTLLLWTDHDPTASVEEAALLEELIPDSRLEVIEGAGHWPQWEKPDQFNETHVRFLKGK